The Streptomyces sp. NBC_00510 genomic interval CGTTCGGGGACCGTGGCCGTCCGGGCATCTCGCCTGGACAGCTCGCTCTGGTGAGCGTCCTGCAGTACGCGGAGAACCTGACGGACCGACAGGCCGCGCACGCGGTGCGGGCCAGGATCGACGTGAAGTACCTGCTGGGGCTGGAACCCGCCGATACCGGTTTCGACTTCACGGTGCTGACCGGATTCCGGCATCGGCTGGTGGACCGTGGCCTCGAGGAACGCGTGCTGGATCTGCTACTGCAATGCCTCGCCGGTCAGGGGCTGGTGGGTGCCGGCGGACGGCAGCGCACCGACTCCACGCATGTCCTGACGGCGGTTCGTCGTCTGAACCGCCTGGAGTTCGTCGGGGAAACACTCCGGGCCTGTCTGGAAGCACTGGCCACGGCCGGTCCGCAGTGGTTGGCGGCCTGGATCGAGCCGTCATGGCAGGAGCGGTACGGTGCCCGGACCGACGCTTACCGACTCCCCTCCAGCAGGTCCGATCGTGACACGCTGGCCCAGCAGATCGCAGCCGACGGCTATCGGCTCCTTGAAGCCATGCACGCCGCCACGGCGCCGGCCTGGCTGCGTGACCGGCTCGTCGAGGTCAAGCGGACGTACGACCCCGGGAACCTGTTCCACCTCAACCAGAACATCATGCCGTGACGGCGGCCGGGGCCGGGGTCACGCCGGCCCCGGCCCCCGGCGCGGTGGCGGCTCAGGAGAAGCCCACGACGCCGTGCGGCCGGTAGGGGCTCTCCAGTTCCTTCAGCTCCTCCTCGGTGAGGCGCACGTCCAGCGCGGCGACGGCGTCCCGCAGGTGCGCCTCCTTGCCGACGCCCACGATCGGCGCCGTGACCCCGGGCTTGCCCAGCAGCCACGCCAGGGCGATCTGGGCCCGCGACAGTCCGCGGCGTGCCGCGATGGTCGCGACGGCCTCGACGATCACGCGGTCCTCCTCGAGGTAGAGGGTGCCGCCGAACTCATCGGTCTCCTGCCGGGCGCTGACGGCGTCCCAGTCACGGGTCAGCCGCCCCCGGGCGAGCGGGCTCCAGGGTGTGACGCCGACGCCCTGGTCCGCGCAGAGCGGCAGCATCTCGCGCTCCTCCTCGCGGTGGAGGAGGTTGTAGTGGTTCTGCATGCTGACGAACTTCGTCCAGCCGTGGCGCTCCGCGGTGTACTGGGCCTTGGAGAACTGCCAGGCGTACATGGAGGACGCGCCGATGTACCGCGCCTTGCCCGACTTCACCACGTCGTGCAGGGCCTCCATCGTCTCCTCGACGGGGGTGTGCGGGTCCCAGCGGTGGATGATGTAGAGGTCCACGTAGTCCGTCCCGAGGCGGCGCAGGCTCGCGTCGATCTCGGTGAGCACGGCCTTGCGCGACAGGCCCGCCCCGTTCGGGCCGGGGCGCATGCGGCCGTTCACCTTGGTGGCCAGCACGATCTCCTCGCGGGACGCGTACTCGGCGAGGGCCCGGCCGACGATCTCCTCGCTGGTGCCGTCGGAGTAGACGTTGGCGGTGTCGAAGAACGTGATGCCGGCCTCGACGGCGCCGCGTATCAGGGGGCGGGCGGCGTCCTCGTCCAGCGTCCACGGGTGGCTGCCGCGCTCGGGTGTGCCGTAGCTCATGCAGCCCAGGCAGATCCGGGAGACGTCCAGACCGGTGCTGCCGAGTTTCGTGTACTCCACGTCCATGCCTCCGCAGGGTGGTGTGGTGCCTTCGGTTGCCGAAGGCACTCCCGAGTATGCAAGCCGGTGGATCTTCGCGTCGACGGCCCCGGCATCACGCGCGGTGGGAACCGTCCACAATGTCTGAGAGTGGCGGAAAGACCCCCTGTGCACCACTGCGGGACTTCCGTCCCGTGAGCGACGTGGGCGATGTCACATGACCCGATTTGCGCCGTTCATCGTGGCCATGACCTGCGGCTTTTCGGAATCGCTTGCTCCGCTTCCGGTGACTGTGCAGGTCAGGCCCTTGCGCCCGCGGGAATGCTCCCGCAGAGTCCTGACGTATCCGGCCCCGGCCGCGCAGCGCGGCAGCCGGCATTCCGGGCGGGGGCTAGCTGAAAGGGTCCTCGTCTCACATGCGCAACCAGGCCAAGCACCGCCGCGGGCGTTCCCTGCGGCTCAAGCTGTCCGCCGCGGCTGTCGCCTCCGCCGCGGCTTTCGGCGGCACCGCGTGGGCACTCCAGCAGTCCGGTTCGGACGGCACCGGGGCGGACCGCTCGTCCGGCTCGTCCAAGGTCCACGTCACATCGATCCTGCCGAGCGCGTCCGAGCGGCCGGAGCACGGCCTGGTCGACGCCGACACCGGCCGGCGTGACGCGGCACCGGAGGCGAAGGGCGCCGGCACGACGCCGTCGAAGGGATCGGCCCCGGCCAAGGCGAAGGTGAAGGCCAAGAAGCCCAAGCCGAAGCCGGTGAAGACCACGCCGAAGCCCGCCCACACCACGCCGGCCCAGCCGAAGCCCCCCGCGAGCACGCCGACCCCGAAGCCCAGCCACACCGCCACCCCGCCGGCGACGCCCACCCCGCCGCCGACCACCCCGCCGCCGACGACGCCGCCCCCGACGCAGACGCCGGACCCCACGCCGCCGGCGTCCACCCCGTCCCCGACCGCGGCACCCACGACGGACACCCCGTACGCCTCCGCGTCCCCGGCCGCCGAAACGGCCGAGCCCCCGGCGGCGGCCGCCCCCCGCACCGCCCCGCAGCGCGCGGACGCCGCACCGCTGCCCCCCTTCGCCACGGTTCCGCACCCGCACGCCCACGGCCGCGGTCACACCCACGGCCCCTGGCTCCCGTTCCCGGCGACCGCCCCCGGTCACGCCGCCGGCGCCCCGGGCGGCACCGGCCCGCTCGGCTGAGCCTCCCCCGGAGCCCGCCCGGGGACCCGTACCGTGGGCGTCCTACGGAAGCGAGGGCACCGGGGAATGGGTGACAAGAAGCGCCAGGACCGCCTGCCGCGCGGCATGTACGAGCGGGAACTGCTGCGGCTGCAGGTCGAGTTGGTCAAGCTGCAGGAGTGGGTCCGGGCCGGCGGGCACAGGCTCGTCATCGTCTTCGAGGGACGCGACGCGGCCGGCAAGGGCAGCACGATCAAGCGGGTGACGGAGCATCTCAACCCCCGCATCGCGCGCATCGCGGCGCTCCCCGCGCCGACCGAACGCGAGCGCACGCAGTGGTACTTCCAGCGCTACGTCGACCATCTGCCGGCCGGCGGGGAGATCGTGCTGTTCGACCGGAGCTGGTACAACCGCGCCGGTGTGGAGCACGTGATGGGCTTCTGCACCCCCGAGGAGCACGTGCGCTTCCTGCACCAGTGCCCGATCTTCGAACGGCTGCTGATCGAGGACGGCATCATCCTGCGCAAGTACTGGTTCTCGGTCAGCGACGCCGTGCAGGAGCAGCGTTTCCGGACCCGCCTGGAGGACCCGACCCGGCGCTGGAAGCTGTCGGGGATGGACCTGGAGTCCATCACCCGCTGGGAGGCGTACTCCCGCGCCAAGGACGAGATGTTCGTGCACACCGACATCCCCGAGGCCCCCTGGTACGTCGTGGGCAGCGACGACAAGCGCGCGGCCCGCATCAACATGATCGCCCACCTGCTCGCCGGCATCCCGTACGAGGAGGTCCCCCTCCCCGCCATCGAACTCCCGCCCCGTCCTGAGTCGACCGGCTACCAGCGCCCGCCCCGCGACCTGCAGACCTACGTCCCGGACCACGCGGCGACCTTGGGGTAGTGACGCCACGCGGGCCTCTCGTGCCGACGCCCCGGGAAATCCGTCGGGAAATCGTGCCCGGCGTGCCCGGGAAAGGGGCCGGGGCGGGCGCCGGAGGGGGTGCGGGCGGACGCGCGGAGGGGGTGCGGGCGGGGCGGGCGGGGGGTGGTGCCGGGGTGGGGGAGGCGGGCGTACGTCGGGTTGGGGTACCCGGGCTGAGCTGGGCTTTCGGGGCTGCGGGCCCTAGCGTCTCCCCATCGGGAAAGGGGATCTGATGGACCGTGGTATCCGTGACGTCGACGACGTGCTGAGGCTCCTGGACGACCTGTTCGCGGCGGGGGCCGACCGCTGGACGCAAGGGGCGGCCGACTGGTGGGACGCGTTCTACGCGGACCGGTCCCGGCCGGTGCCGTT includes:
- a CDS encoding transposase, which gives rise to MRIRDHLGTVFSDEEFREAFGDRGRPGISPGQLALVSVLQYAENLTDRQAAHAVRARIDVKYLLGLEPADTGFDFTVLTGFRHRLVDRGLEERVLDLLLQCLAGQGLVGAGGRQRTDSTHVLTAVRRLNRLEFVGETLRACLEALATAGPQWLAAWIEPSWQERYGARTDAYRLPSSRSDRDTLAQQIAADGYRLLEAMHAATAPAWLRDRLVEVKRTYDPGNLFHLNQNIMP
- a CDS encoding aldo/keto reductase, with amino-acid sequence MEYTKLGSTGLDVSRICLGCMSYGTPERGSHPWTLDEDAARPLIRGAVEAGITFFDTANVYSDGTSEEIVGRALAEYASREEIVLATKVNGRMRPGPNGAGLSRKAVLTEIDASLRRLGTDYVDLYIIHRWDPHTPVEETMEALHDVVKSGKARYIGASSMYAWQFSKAQYTAERHGWTKFVSMQNHYNLLHREEEREMLPLCADQGVGVTPWSPLARGRLTRDWDAVSARQETDEFGGTLYLEEDRVIVEAVATIAARRGLSRAQIALAWLLGKPGVTAPIVGVGKEAHLRDAVAALDVRLTEEELKELESPYRPHGVVGFS
- the ppk2 gene encoding polyphosphate kinase 2, which codes for MGDKKRQDRLPRGMYERELLRLQVELVKLQEWVRAGGHRLVIVFEGRDAAGKGSTIKRVTEHLNPRIARIAALPAPTERERTQWYFQRYVDHLPAGGEIVLFDRSWYNRAGVEHVMGFCTPEEHVRFLHQCPIFERLLIEDGIILRKYWFSVSDAVQEQRFRTRLEDPTRRWKLSGMDLESITRWEAYSRAKDEMFVHTDIPEAPWYVVGSDDKRAARINMIAHLLAGIPYEEVPLPAIELPPRPESTGYQRPPRDLQTYVPDHAATLG